GACATCGCTTAATGAAACCCCATACACTTTTGCAGCAGTGGCTGTGTGAATATCAATGCCTTGTCTGAATGCATCCACCATATGCTCATCGTTTGCAATCGAAGCAATGATGCGGAGTTCAATCTGGCTGTAGTCGGCCGAAATCAACACGTGGTTTTCGTCGCGCGGGACAAATGCTTTACGTATTTCCTGTCCGAGCTCAGTGCGAATGGGTATGTTTTGTAAATTCGGATTCGTAGAGCTGAGGCGGCCTGTAGAAGTCACTGCCTGATTGTAATTGGTGTGTACACGTCCTGTTTTAGGATGAATCAATTCGGGCAATGCATCCACGTAGGTGTTCTGAAGCTTTGACAGACCGCGGAATTCCAGCACTTTGGCAACAATCGGATGCCGCGAAATGTATTTTTGTAATACATCTTCTGATGTTGAATATTGTTTTGTCGCTGTCTTTTTTGGTTTCTCGGCAATCTGTAATTTGTCAAAAAGAATATCTCCCAATTGTTTCGGACTGGCAACATTGAAGGGCTGTCCGGCGAGCTGATGAATTTCGGACTCGAGCCGCAAAATTTCTTTTCCGAGCGTCAATGAAAATTCATTCAATGATTTTTGATCTATTCGAACGCCGCTCCGTTCCATGTCTTCAAGCACTTCTATCAACGGCGTTTCCATGTCGTAAAACAAATCGGTCATGCCATAAGTGTCGAGTTCCGGTTCAAGAATTTTCCACAATTTCAACGTCACATCGGCATCTTCGCAAGCGTAGTCTTTAAGCTTTTCTGGATCCACATCAAAAATTGAAATTTTCTGTTTTCCGCTTCCCAGCAGCTCTTCAAATGTGATGGTTTTATAGTTCAGATAGTTCTCGCTTAAAAAATCCAGATTGTGTCTGAGCTCAGGATGTAGGAGATAATGAGCCAGCATAGTGTCGGCGAGCTTTCCTCTAACGGTGACTCCATGCGTGCGTAGAACGGCAATATCGTATTTTAAATTCTGCCCGACTTTTATGATTTTTTCATTTTCAAATATCGGCTTTAGTTTTTCCAGTGCGATTTTTCGAAAATCATCATCTTTTGTATGAACAAAAAACGCCTTGCCTGGTTCAGTGCTAAATGAGATTCCAACTAGTTTTACAATCAGTGTGTCGAGTGAATCCGTTTCGGTGTCAAAGCAAATCAGATCTTTCTTTTTCAAGTCTGCAACTAGCGTTTCAAGACTTTGAATATTGTCTATCAACTGGTATTCATGCTCGGTACTGTTGATGTTGCTGATGATGGAATCGAGTCCGGCTCTGGCTTCTACGAAGTCCTGATCGAACAACGTCGATTGACCGATGGCAACAGCCGGTGTTTTTTCGGCAATAACACCCATAGTATCCCACCAGCGTTTAGCGAAAGTCTTGAATTCCATTTCTTCGAAAAACTTCTGTAAAGGCGCGAAGGGAGGCACTTTCCATTCAAGGTGCGAAGGCATGAATTGTATGGGGACATCGATAATAATGGTTGCAAGCTGCTTTGAAATCATGGCCGATTCTTTTCCCGCCAAAACCTTTTGTTTCATGGTGGGATTTTTTATTTCTTCGGCATGCGCAAGCAAATTTTCTACGGTTCCATATTCGGCAAGTAATTTTTTTGCGCCCACTTCACCAATGCCAAAAATCCCAGGAATATTATCAGCCGAATCACCCATGATGGCTAGAATATCTATTACTTGTTCTGGTCTTTCAATCATGAACCGGTCACACACTTCACGCACCCCCCACACTTCAGCTGCAGCACCGAATTTGGCAGGTTTGTACATGAAAATATTTTCGCTCACCAATTGTCCGAAATCTTTGTCGGGTGTCATCATATAAGTTTGATATCCGCGTGCTTCAGCTTCTTTGGCGAGCGTGCCAATCACATCGTCGGCTTCGTATCCATCCACTTCGAGGATTGGAATATCCATCAGCTGCAACATTTCCTTTATATATGGAAGTGAGATGGACAGATCGTCAGGCATTGGCTGGCGATTGGCTTTATAAAAATCAAACTCATCGTGACGTGCAGTAGGAGCTATGGTATCAAAAGCAACTCCAAGCAGATGGGGTTTTTCCTTATTAATCAAATCGAGAACTGTATTGCCAAACCCCAATATGGCACTTGTATTTAATCCTTTTGAATTGCGAACAGGATTTTTTATCATCGCGAAATAGGCCCTGTAAGCCAATGCCATGGCGTCGAGCAGAAATAATACCGGTCTCTTTTCTTCCATCGAAAAAGTTGTTTTTGTAAAAGTAGTAAATTTTTAGTAGCCAGTTGAATTCAGCTTTGTTCATTCATAGTTACAATCGTTACGCGTTACAATCACATAGCGCGGATTTGAAATCCGTGCTATGTGTATCACTGTCACGGTTGTCATATCCGCGCCAGTGAAGATAAATTTTCAAATCATCTCGTATTCACACATTGGAATTTAATCCGCGGAAGGCGGATCATTTGCGACCGTGTCATCACGTGAAACGTGACAAGCTGTCTCACGTAAAGCAACACATTTTCACATTAAAAGTATTTTCCATGCTCTACGGCTTTATGACTTCACAATTCAGTAACCTTTTCTTGTCCCATTATTATTTGTTCCGTAATGATCAGCTAATATGTGCATGTTTACTTTGCAACAGAAACTAAACGAAAAGAAAAATGAAAAATGTATTGACTATTGCAATGGGCTTTTTAATGTCTGCTGGATTGTTTGCGCAGCACAGTATTGAAAACCCGTTTTTTGATCAGGTAAGTTATCGTGGCGCTTTCGATGCCACCACTTTATGGACCGATGGCTGGACAACGTGGAATGCCGAAAACACAGCTTATCCTGCAACAACCGTGACAAAATCGGGCGAAATTTCTGCCAATGAAACATGGACAGCATCGAATGTGTATAAAATTCAGGGCTTTTTATATGTGCGTTCTGGTGCGACCTTGACCATTGAGCCAGGCACTGTTATAAGAGGTGACAAGGCCAGTAAAGGCACTTTAATTATTGAACGTGGCGGAAAGCTTAATGCAATCGGAACAGCTTTAAATCCCATTGTTTTCACCTCGAACGAAGCTGCTGGCTCACGCGATTATGGTGACTGGGGCGGAATTATTCTTTGCGGAAAAGCAGCCATTAATGTTCCTGGCGGGGAAGCACAGATTGAAGGCGGTCCTACCTCTTATTATGGCGGCGCTTCAGCTCCCGATAATGCTGACAACAGTGGAGCTTTGAGTTATATCCGCATTGAATTTCCGGGCGTTCCTTTTGTAACCGACAAGGAAATCAATGGGCTTACCATGGGTGGCGTTGGTAGCGGAACTACGATTGATCATATTCAAGTGTATCGCTGTGGCGATGATGCTTTCGAATGGTTCGGAGGAACGGTGAATGCAAAACATCTTGTCTCTTCTTTTACCTGGGACGATGATTTTGACACCGATTACGGATACTCCGGAATGATTCAGTATGCAGTGGCATTGCGCGATTCGTCTATTGCCGATCCGGGTTCAGGCTCCAATGGTTTCGAAAGCGATAACGATGGTGCAGGTTCAACCAACACCCCAATCACCAATCCTATTTTTTCAAATGTTTCGATGTTTGGTCCTAAAGTTACTCCTTCAACAGCCATCAACTCCAACTACAAACGCGCTATGCACCTGCGTCGCAACACGCAGATCGATATTTACAATTCGTTTTTTGCAGGATATAAAGATGGGCTGTTTGTCGATGGTTCGGCTGCAAGGCAAAATCTGGCCGATGGCGAATTAATGTTGTATGGTGTTACACTCGCCTATTGCGCTGGTAATTATTTTCCTGATGATACCCTAAATGTGGTTCGCAATTATTTCAATCACGCATCAAGAGGTAATGACACTTTACTCGCACACACAGCCTTGCAAATTTCCGATCCTTTTAATTATGGCAATCCCGATTTTCGTCCAATGGCTTCAAGTCCGGTGTTGAGCGGTTCTGTTTTCGCAGGAATCGAAAACAGCCAGGTCGGAGTTTTCGGCGATGTGGTTCTTTATCCAAATCCAGCAACCGATGTTGTGAATGTTGAATATTTCCTCAACAACTCTGGTTGTGTAAGCATAGAAGTTCTCGATATTCAGGGACGTTCGATTGGTCTTGGATTCAACGAAAACCAAAGGCCCGGCAACCAGCATGTTCAGCTTAATGTGGCTGCGCTACACACTGGATTATATTTCATTCGCATCATCTCGGCCAACAGCAGCAATGTAGTTCGCTTTTTCCGATAGACAATATGCAACTGAAAAAAATACGGGCTTCAGAAGAAATTCTGAGCCCGTATTTTCGCAATGTAAATGGAGTGATTATTTTTCAGCCTTCTTTCGCGGGCAGGTTGATATGCCCAGCAAAGCATATATGCCGCAAAAGCCGGTAAATGCAGTTAGTAAAGGCACCAGCCCAATCAGTCCAAGCCAGCTTTCATAATACCAGCCAGCAGCGCCAATGCCCAGACCTATGATAATTCGAATAATGGTGTCGGTTTGTCCAATGTTTTTTTTCATGATTATATTTTTTCAAATGTTAGCAACTCGGTGCTGTTATCACTGTCATCTTCTAATTCAATTTTACTGTTGCTTTGTTCAAGAATAACCCAGTCATCGCTGATTTCAATAAGTTTGTCCGGACTACTGAATGTCAGATAAAGTCTGTCCTGAGAGTCATCGACGCCTGTACTCCAGGTGCCTGAAACATTTCCCGATGAGGTAGTGGCCATAATGGTTCCATCGTCATTAAAGGTGAAGGTGTATCCGGCATAGTCAGTGGTTTCTTCATGATCTTTGTCGTAGAAATACGTTATTTTCCACTCGCCGGATTCCAGGTTTTTCTGCACTACTGCAGGGGTGTCTTTGCTGCATGAGGAAAACGCAAGTACAGACAAAAGGCCGAGGATTAATATGCTTGTTTTCATTGTAAGTTTGATTTTTGTCAAAGATACGACCGGCATTGTAGCTACTTCTTCAGCAAATGACATATATCAGCCGGTTTGCTTTTGTAACAGCCGGTTCGCTATTGATTATTTGCTGGCAAAAACAATGTTGGTAACATTGTTCTAACACAAAAACCAGAAAATGATAATCTGTGTTTCACGCTGAGGTAATATTGAATAGCGAATTTTGTACAGAAAATAATCTGTATGAAAAAGTCACTTTTAATTTTGCTTTTTATAATACTCAACATGTTTGTTCAGGCACAAACTAATTTCCATGCTGCATCTCCTCTGAGTCAGGGAACGATGGCGGTAAATGGTCGTGTGATTGATGCAAAAACGAACGAGCCCATTATTGGTGCAAATGTTGTGATCAAAGGCACATACAGCGGATCATCAACCGACCTTGATGGAAACTTCACACTGTCTTCAATTCCAAAGGGCGATCTGACGGTGACCGTTTCCTATGTTTCATACAAGCCTTTTGAACAAACATTTTTTATTTCAGATGAAGAAAATCTGTTTTTGGATATTAAGCTTGTGGAAAGTATCACGCAAATGCAGACTGTGAATGTTGTAAGCAACCGCGTTACTGGTACTGAAATTTCCATGATGCAGACTATTCGTCAGAGCAATCTGGTGGTGAATGGTGTTCCTTCGCAATTGATTAAAAAAACACAGGACCGCGATGCGGGCGAAGTGGTAAAGCGCATTCCTGGCATTACCATTCAGGACGGACGCTTTGTAATCATTCGCGGATTGAATGAACGATATAATTCTGTTTGGTTGAATGACCTTCCTGCACCCAGCTCTGAAGCGGATGTCCGTGCGTTTTCATTCGATTTGATTCCGGCCTCAATGATTGATAATGTGGTTGTTTACAAAACTTTTTCTCCGGAACTGCCTGGTGATTTTGCCGGAGGACTTGTACAAATTTCAACCATCAGTAATCCTGAAAAAAACTTTTTGCAGGTATCGTATTCCAATGGGTTTTCAGAAGGATCAACCTTCCAGCAACATCTGATTTATCCGGTTAATGGAGCAGGTTTTACGAATAGCACTTCTTTATTGAATCTGCCGGGAGGACTTCCGGAAAATGTTTCCACAATCCCATCCACCGAGGCGGGAAAAGATGAAAAGACTTTCTGGGGTCAGACCATGAATAAAATCTGGACGCCCCATTCATTTACGGCTCCAACCGATCAGCGATTTTCAGTTGCCGGAGCCTGGCGCAAAGACCTGGCTAATGCACGGCTGGTTAATTACACGCAAATCAATTACAGCACTACTTTTCAACAGGACTCCATTTTTAGAGCAAGCTACAATGCGTATGACGAAATCGCTCAAAAACCCGACACCAGTTATTGCTTCAGTGATGTTCAGTTTAATAATTCAGTGAAAGCCGGCGCTATGATGAACTGGTCGCTGATAAAAGGAAAGTCCACGCTTGATTTTAGAAATCTTTTTAATTTTCAGACGTCGAATCGTGTGACTGAGCGTGAAGGAAAAGACTTTTATGGCGGACTTACCATTAAAGGTTTGGAAATGGCTGTAAAAAAGAGACAGTTGTATTCGGGCCAGCTGAGCGGAACTCACACGTTTGGAAAGAAAGAATCAAAACTGAAATGGTTTGCCGGATATTCTGCGTCGTCGCAGCAAATGCCGGATGCAAAGCGATTGACCTGGGTGCTGAATGACCAGCAAGACAGCCCGTATTACGGACAGTATGGTCTGAATTTTTCGTTCGCAGCCAACTCGAATCTTTCAGGTCGAATCTTTCACGACATGAATGAGCAGATAGTGAATGCAGGATCAGATTTCAATTCAAAATTTACAATTGGCAAGAAAAAATTTGACTACAAGGCCGGATTGTTTTTCGAAAACCGCAATCGCTCATTCAGTGCAAGGAATCTGGGCTACAAGATTGCTAAAACCTCATTGTTCGACTGGAATATTCCATATCAAAGTGTTGAAGAAATCTTCAGCAATGAAAATATTAATGCTACCGATGGAATTATGCTTGACGAGCAAACAAGTCCATCAGATTCTTATGTGTCAAACTCAAACATGATTGCTGGTTATTTTACTGCAACAATTTCAGTTGGCTCGCGAATTAAAATTCATACGGGGGTAAGAGCAGAACAAAGCAGCGTTATTCTTGATTCTTACAAAACCGATGCTACCAATCCACCAACCGTTGAAGACGAAGTTCATTATCGTTCCGATACACTTTTGTTGTTGCCGGCTCTTAATTTATCGTGTTCTCTGACTGAAAAAAGTTTGCTGCGATTTGCCTATGGTCAGACAGTAAACCGGCCTGAATATCGCGAAATTGCTCCGATGGCTTTTTATGACTATGAAATGAAAGCGGTAGTATCAGGCAATGATAGTCTTACTTTTGCTACAATACATAATTATGATTTTCGCTATGAATTTTATCCAAACTCGAACAGCATGTTCAGTTTGGGTGCTTTTCACAAGCAATTCGTCAATGCAATCGAATATCAGATTATCCCGACGGGTAGCGGTTTGCAATACACTTTTCAGAATACGCCCAAAGCCAGTGTAAGTGGAATTGAAGCAGAAATGAGGCTTTCAGCAGCATCCACAAATGCTTCAAAATTGCTGAAAAATTTCACAGTGATTTTTAATGCCGCCTATATGAAAAGCCGGATTTTGTTTAGTGAGAAAAGTCTGGAAGATGATCGCCCATTGCAGGGTCAATCGCCTTTTATTATGAATGCATCGCTTTTCTATCAGAACGACTCATTGGGTTTGAATGCAGGCTTAATGTTTAATATTGTAGGCAAGCGAATCAGCTTTGTTGGAGATCCTTTTACAGGGAACCCTCATATATATGAGATGCCGTCCAATCAGCTTGATTTGAGTCTGAGTAAAAAATTCGGCAAAAAAATCGAATTGAAAGCGCAGGTAAGAAATCTTCTGAATAGCAACGTAAATTACAGTCAGAATGTCGAAACGGCATCTGGGATGGTCACTCAGACCACCATGCAATACAGGCCCGGAAGATATTATCTGCTGGGACTTGTCTGGAAAATGTAATTTGATTTAGAAATACTAATTTTTCAGTTATCTTTCGAAGGGCTATACCAGCCTTTTGAAAGATAATTTGTTTGAATTAATTGATAGTCCGAAAAAATTGTATTTTTGTGAATTGTCTCATAATGCTGTTTTAATTATTGTTAATTATGGAAACACAGGTTTCAGAAAATGTTGAAATCAAAAGAAAAATCTATCGTGAGAAATCCATCTGGGTAGGCACCATGCTTGGAAGTCCTTTGGTTGGCGGGTATATGATGGCTTCAAACTTCCGTGCTTTTAATGAAAAAAGCAAAGTCGGACAGACCTGGATAATCTCAGTTCTGATAACCGTGGTGGCGTTGTATTTGGCGTCTTTGATTCCGGATAGTTTCAGCAGGTTGGCAAATTTTCTGGTTCCTTCAATCAATGCCGGAATTGCAGCTGTGATTGCAAATAAATTGCAGGGCGACAGGATTGCAGAACATATTCGACAGGGTGGAAAAATATTTTCCGGATGGAGAGTGTTTCTGATCACTGTAATTGCGGTGGCTGCCATACTGACTGTAATTTTCGGATTTCTCTTTTTGGTAGTCGGGTCGCAGGAAATGTCCTGCAATTATTATGGCCCGGTCCAAAATGAACTTTGTTATAATGAATCGGAAGTTAGTCAGGCTGAAGTGGACCGGATGTCTCATTATTTGTACAGTACCGGTGTTTTTACTGATGACCAGATGATGTCGGTTCTTATGGAAAAATCCGGTGATACCTATTCAATTTCAATGATGTTTAACGATGGAGTGGAAAAAGATCCTGATTTTGTGATGATGGTGGAGTATCTGCGGCAGGATCTTGAAAAAGGAATGCAGAGTCCGGTATTTGTAAACATTTGTGCTCCAGACGATGTGTCAGATGTCAGGATGTGTGTTGATGGCAAATAGAAGGTCTGAATGGCTTTTTCTATCTCAGTAAAGAATCATACTCATATTATCGACAAAACAATAAATACAGTAGTCAAAATTTAATTTTCAACATTCAGAAATCCGACCGGGATATATCGTATTTTTGAAACATGGAAGAGAACAAGGATAAAAAGTATACAAAGCGTAACGTGAAACCTGCGCCAGTAAAGGCCTCTGCGTTGGATCACGGTCGCGTTCCGCCGCAGGCTGTCGATCTTGAAGAGGTTATTTTAGGCGCATTGATGCTTGAACAGAATGCATTAAATACTGTTATTGATATCATTCAACCCGACTCATTTTATAAAGAGGCTCATCGTTATATTTTCGAAGCCATTCAGTCTTTGTTTGCCCGCAGTTCGCCCATCGATATGCTGACCGTAATCGAAGAGCTCAAAAAACAAAGTAAACTTGAGCTGGTTGGTGGTGCTTATTATATTACCTACCTTACAAACCGGGTTGTGTCGAGTGCCAACATTGAATATCATGCTCGTATCGTTGCACAAAAATATATTCAGCGCCGCTTAATTGAAATTTCGACCGAAATCATCAATGATTCTTTTGAAGAAAGCACCGATGTTTTTGATTTGCTTGATAGTGCCGAAGATAAATTATTCAAGATAAACGAAGAAAATCTCCGTCGCAAAACAAACGGAATGGCGCAGCTGTTGCGGTCTGCCCGTGAAATGGTTGAATCGGCTTCGAAAAACGAAAACTCATTGTCTGGTGTGCCCAGTGGTTTTAAATCGCTTGACGCTGTAACAGCGGGTTGGCAGCGGTCCGATCTCATCATTCTTGCTGCCCGTCCGGGTATGGGGAAAACAGCATTTGTACTTTCAATGGCCCGCAACATGGCCATGGTCAACGAAGTTCCGGTGGCACTTTTTTCTCTTGAAATGAGTGCCATTCAGCTTGTTATGCGACTTATTGCATCTGAAGCCCGCATCAGCAGTGAGCGCCTGCGTACAGGAAAGCTGACAGCGCAGGAATGGAAAAGTCTGAACGACAATATGGACAATCTGTCCAAAGCCAAACTGTATCTCGATGATACACCCGCCTTGTCTGTATTTGAGCTTCGTGCAAAGGCCCGTCGTTTGAAACAGCAATACGATATTCAATGTGTGATTGTTGACTACCTGCAACTCATGACTTCTAAGGTGGATAAGAATGCTAACCGTGAGGTTGAAATTTCCACTATTTCGCGTTCACTGAAAGCTTTGGCGAAAGAACTAAGTATCCCGGTCATTTGTTTGTCTCAGCTGAGTCGTGAAGTTGAAAAACGCCCCGGCAGCAAACGTCCGCAGCTGTCCGATCTTCGTGAATCCGGTGCCATTGAGCAGGATGCCGATATCGTCATGTTTATTTATCGTCCTGAATATTACTTTAAAGAAGATGACAAAAACACAGATATTGAAGCTATCCGGAATAAAGCTGAATTGATTATTGAAAAACACCGTAACGGTCCTCTGACAACAATCAATCTGAAATTTCTCGGCGCCTATGCGCGTTTTTATGAAGAGAATGATGAAGATTTTTCGCAGGCTATACGAATACTTTCCGAAAGCGGGGCTTCAAATTCCGGCAGTTCATTTACCGTGCAATCAAAAATGAACAGCGATGGTCCCGGCGACGATTTTTCAATTCGTCATGGAGGTATCTGATTTTCGCATGATATTTGACAAGCGCCCGAAATTATGAAAGTTCGCATTTTTCTGATATTGATTTTTTTTGCCGTGTTGCCGCTTAGTTTGCAGGCAACTTATCTGTTGATTCCAATGGACAATTCGCAAAAAAATCATTTGAAAGCCTATGGAATAACTTTCTGGATTCTGACTAATAATGAGGAGGCCGAGTGGTTACTCAACTACAGAGGTGGAAGTTTTTTATGTTCGTTCTCAAAAACCATTCAGGAAGAATGTAATATTCGCGGGGTTTCGGTTGAAGTGATTTCTGATGCACAGGCAGCTTCCATCCGCTCCGAAATTGCCGATCCGTCCGTCAACATGGATGTCATTAAACTTTCGAAAGCGCCAAAAGTTGCTGTTTACGCGCCAAAAACGAACCTTCCATGGGATGACGCTGTGACACTCGTGCTCACGTATGCCGAAATTCCCTATGAGCAGATTTATGACGAAGAAGTGCTGCGTGGCGATCTGCCCAAATACGACTGGTTGCATCTTCATCACGAAGATTTCACCGGACAGTATGGAAAATTCTGGGCGAACTATCAGAATACAGATTGGTATCAGCACGATGTGGCTGAATCGGAAAAAGCGGCCAAATCGCTTGGGTTTTCAAAGGTCTCGCAAATGAAACTGAGTGTCGCAAAAAAAATCCGTGATTTTGTAGCGGGTGGCGGTTATCTTTTTTCAATGTGCAGTGCACCCGACAGCTATGATATTGCATTAGCTGCTGAAGGTGTCGATATCTGTGCTTCGCAGTTCGATGGTGATCCGATGGATCCGCAGGCGCAGAGCAAACTTGATTATTCCAAAACTTTTGCATTTGAGAATTTTAAAATCAGCACCAATCCCTACGAATACGAAGTTTCTAACATAGATGTGTCTCTTACACGCCGCGCTATGAGCCCGAAAGATGATTATTTCGCACTCTTTGAGTTTTCGGCAAAATGGGACCCAGTGCCAACAATGCTTTGTCAGGATCATGAAAAAATCATTAAGGGTTTTATGGGTCAGACAACTGCTTTTAATTCTGCGACCCTGAAATCGTCGGTGCTTGTAATGGGCGAATTTAAATCCATCAAAGAAGCCCGATACATTCATGGAGAATATGGCAAGGGAACATGGACTTTTTTGGCCGGTCATGATCCGGAAGATTATCAGCATTTTGTGTATGATCCACCGACGGAACTGGACCTGTTTCCAAACTCTCCGGGATACCGGCTTATTTTGAACAATGTTTTATTTCCTGCAGCAAAAAAGAAACTGCAGAAAACGTAGTATATATAACGGCTTCAAGTCATTCGTGGAAAACGGTTTTCTCAGTGCACTTCAATCCCATTAATAATTCTTTTCTTTGTTTTGAAATTCGGAAATCAGATGGCTTTTTATTCACTCAGCGAAATAGTTGAATTGCTACGCAAACGCGGTCTGGTTGCGGAAATCCGAACGGAGGTCAATACTGAACTTGAAGCATCCGAAATAGCAGATCGTTTTGCAAGTGATGAAAATCGCAGCAGGCCTTTGTTGTTCACTCAAAACGGAACAGATTTTCCGCTGCTGATGAATTTGTTTGCGAATAAAAAAATTACTGACGAATTACTGAATCTGAATGGCGCAGAAGGATATTTTTCGCGTGTGCAGAATCTGCTCTCGATGATGGACTCAAAGCCGCGCCTGTCGCGCAAAAGCATTGGGTCGCTGATGAGTCTTCGAAAAACATCACCAAAGAAATTGCATCGCCGCGGCAAGTGCATGAAGGTTGTTCAGAAAGAGCCCGATCTGAATTTGCTTCCAATTATCAAGTGCTGGCCGCATGATGGCGGGCGTTTTCTGACGCTCCCTTTGGTTCATACGATTGATCCGGACACCGGACAACAGAACACCGGAATGTACCGAATGCAGGTTTTCGACGGACAGTCAACAGGCATGCACTGGCACCGGCACAAAGGGGGTGCAGCGCATTTCGAAGCCTGGAAGAAAAAAGGAAAACGCATGCCGGTAACGGTGACCCTGGGCGGAGATCCGGTGCTGACCTATGTTTCAACGGCACCACTGCCCGAAGGAATAAGCGAATACATGCTCGCCGGTTTTCTCAAAAACGAACGCGCACGTTTAGTAAAAAGTCACAACAGCAATATCTGGATTCCTGAATGCAGCGATTTTGTAATCGAAGGATATATCGATCCTGCCGAGCCATTGCGCACCGAAGGCCCATTTGGTGATCATACAGGGTTTTATTCTTTGCCTGATGAATATCCGGTATTTCACATCACGCGCATTTCGCACCGCAAAAAAGCGGTTTATCCGGCAACATTGGTTGGCGTTCCTCCAAAAGAAGATCAATTTCTTGGACATGCAACTTCGCAGATTTTCTTTCCATTGATTCAGAAAATATTTGTACCCGAAATTCTTGATATGTATTTGCCGGCTGCAGGCGGATTTCATAATCTCGCGCTGGTGAAAATCAAAAAGAGTTTTCCCGGTCAGGCTGTGAAAGTGATGCATGCTTTATGGGGGGCCGGGCAGATGATGTTCACTAAAGTAATTATGGTTTTCAGCGAAGATGTGGATATCCGTAATCCGCGTGCAGTGCTCGATGCAATAGATGCCAATTTCAGTCCGGTGCATGATCTTCATTTATCTGCCGGCCCGTACGATGTGCTCGATCATGCAGCTCAATCATTCTCGCATGGCGGAAAGGCGGGATTCGATTGTACTTTGAAAACGGAAGAAAGAAAATCGAAATCAGCGAAAGAAACAGATGAAATCAACGAATCAATGCTGGTTTTCGGAAAGTCGGTACATGTAATATTTTCTGATCATGCAGTGGCCGAAAGTGGAAACTTGTTTCTGAACATGTCTGCCGGAGCTGATTCTGTAAAAAAAGGAATTTATATCATTACGGATACCCGCATGAAAGAAGCTTCGGATGATATTCTTCTGTGGTACGTTCTTGCAGCCATTGATCCAGCCAGAGATTTTTCACTGATTCGAAGTCTCCCGACAGAAGGTGTGTTGGTCATCAATGCCTGTGTGTATGGAAAACGCGCAGTGCCCGGCGGACGCTGGCCTGCAGCCACAATAATGAGTGACGAAATCATT
Above is a window of Bacteroidetes bacterium GWF2_43_63 DNA encoding:
- a CDS encoding asparagine synthetase B, whose translation is MKVRIFLILIFFAVLPLSLQATYLLIPMDNSQKNHLKAYGITFWILTNNEEAEWLLNYRGGSFLCSFSKTIQEECNIRGVSVEVISDAQAASIRSEIADPSVNMDVIKLSKAPKVAVYAPKTNLPWDDAVTLVLTYAEIPYEQIYDEEVLRGDLPKYDWLHLHHEDFTGQYGKFWANYQNTDWYQHDVAESEKAAKSLGFSKVSQMKLSVAKKIRDFVAGGGYLFSMCSAPDSYDIALAAEGVDICASQFDGDPMDPQAQSKLDYSKTFAFENFKISTNPYEYEVSNIDVSLTRRAMSPKDDYFALFEFSAKWDPVPTMLCQDHEKIIKGFMGQTTAFNSATLKSSVLVMGEFKSIKEARYIHGEYGKGTWTFLAGHDPEDYQHFVYDPPTELDLFPNSPGYRLILNNVLFPAAKKKLQKT
- a CDS encoding DNA polymerase I: MEEKRPVLFLLDAMALAYRAYFAMIKNPVRNSKGLNTSAILGFGNTVLDLINKEKPHLLGVAFDTIAPTARHDEFDFYKANRQPMPDDLSISLPYIKEMLQLMDIPILEVDGYEADDVIGTLAKEAEARGYQTYMMTPDKDFGQLVSENIFMYKPAKFGAAAEVWGVREVCDRFMIERPEQVIDILAIMGDSADNIPGIFGIGEVGAKKLLAEYGTVENLLAHAEEIKNPTMKQKVLAGKESAMISKQLATIIIDVPIQFMPSHLEWKVPPFAPLQKFFEEMEFKTFAKRWWDTMGVIAEKTPAVAIGQSTLFDQDFVEARAGLDSIISNINSTEHEYQLIDNIQSLETLVADLKKKDLICFDTETDSLDTLIVKLVGISFSTEPGKAFFVHTKDDDFRKIALEKLKPIFENEKIIKVGQNLKYDIAVLRTHGVTVRGKLADTMLAHYLLHPELRHNLDFLSENYLNYKTITFEELLGSGKQKISIFDVDPEKLKDYACEDADVTLKLWKILEPELDTYGMTDLFYDMETPLIEVLEDMERSGVRIDQKSLNEFSLTLGKEILRLESEIHQLAGQPFNVASPKQLGDILFDKLQIAEKPKKTATKQYSTSEDVLQKYISRHPIVAKVLEFRGLSKLQNTYVDALPELIHPKTGRVHTNYNQAVTSTGRLSSTNPNLQNIPIRTELGQEIRKAFVPRDENHVLISADYSQIELRIIASIANDEHMVDAFRQGIDIHTATAAKVYGVSLSDVKPEQRRHAKMVNFGIIYGISAFGLSERLGIGRKEAADIIENYFEQFPGIKKYMDDTILFARANGFVETLKHRRRYLKDIHSTNSFVRGFAERNAINAPIQGSSADMIKLAMINIYEWLQNSGLQTKMILQVHDELVFDVPKEEIDIVKPEIERLMKAALPLKVPVEVDVRHGMTWLEAH
- a CDS encoding replicative DNA helicase, with the translated sequence MKPAPVKASALDHGRVPPQAVDLEEVILGALMLEQNALNTVIDIIQPDSFYKEAHRYIFEAIQSLFARSSPIDMLTVIEELKKQSKLELVGGAYYITYLTNRVVSSANIEYHARIVAQKYIQRRLIEISTEIINDSFEESTDVFDLLDSAEDKLFKINEENLRRKTNGMAQLLRSAREMVESASKNENSLSGVPSGFKSLDAVTAGWQRSDLIILAARPGMGKTAFVLSMARNMAMVNEVPVALFSLEMSAIQLVMRLIASEARISSERLRTGKLTAQEWKSLNDNMDNLSKAKLYLDDTPALSVFELRAKARRLKQQYDIQCVIVDYLQLMTSKVDKNANREVEISTISRSLKALAKELSIPVICLSQLSREVEKRPGSKRPQLSDLRESGAIEQDADIVMFIYRPEYYFKEDDKNTDIEAIRNKAELIIEKHRNGPLTTINLKFLGAYARFYEENDEDFSQAIRILSESGASNSGSSFTVQSKMNSDGPGDDFSIRHGGI